DNA from bacterium:
GCATCAAGGGAAATACAAAAAAACGACGTGTTGGTATGGGAGACATATGAGCATCACCCACCCCGTGAAGGGGTGGGTGGTATTGGAGTCGAGCTAGGGCGATGTCCCGTACCTGTACTCGCGTGGCGATGATGTCCGACGGGCGATGGCGAGGAGCTTGGTGCCTCCGGGGAGCACGGCGGCGTGCACTGCGACGCGCTCGCCCTGTTCGTGGAGTAGTATCCACATGGCGTAGGCGGCACCGGACTTCACGACGACATCCGCGTGGGCGTGGGCGCGACAGAGCACCTGGAGTATCGCTTTGAGGTGCGATGGCGGTGCGAGCACCGCGATGAGCTGGAGGAGCTTCGCGCGAGTGAACCCCGCATCCTGATCCGTTCGCTCCTGGAGCGATGCTTCGAGCGTACACGCGAGCTCGTAGAGCTGCGATGCACTGGGGATTGCTCCTCGCGCTACCGGGGCCTGGGCAATGAACGACCGTATCGCGACACCGAGGGCGAGGCGAAGGTGCTTGATGGGCCACGTGTGCAACCGCCGCGCCAGTTCGGAGATGCCTCGGGGATCCTCGAGGACGAAGATGGACATCAGCGCACGCGCGGCGACGTACGGATCTTCCTCGAGCAGCGTGTCCATGACGGCAATGAGGTGGTCAGCGAGGTTCGTGGCGTACGGAGTACCGCGACCGACGCCGCGTGCCGCTTCCACCGCCGCAAGGAACCACGTTCGTTGCGGATCACCGCGCAGGATGCCGAGTGCCACGGGTGCAGCACCTTGCGCGCCCAGCTTTGCACAGGTGTTGAGCCATAGCGGTACATCGTCTGGCCGCGATGCAACCGCTTCGTGAAGGCATCGGAGCGCCTCATCTTGACTCTGCTGCAACGCTCCGTACACCACCCCGGCGATGATGAGCTCTTCCGCTCTCACCTGCAACGGTGACGGGAGTGTCGCGATGACGTGCCGGAGGGCCTGCGACCGCTCCGTGCAGGTGTAGCCAGGATTGGCATCTTCCAAGCCAGCACCGCACCCGCAGAGTCCCGTACGGATCCTGAACCCGGATTCCACCTGCCAATCAACTGCGACCCGACCACCACCGAACATGACCTCGAGCACCCGACCACCATCTGGCCCGTGCACGATCGCGCGCGCCGCAGGCAGCTGCACCATAATCTCATCGCGAAGGGACTCCAACTCACACATGACACACCTCCATGGTCTTCGTTTCCTGCACGCTGCCACCGTACCTACCACACCGTGCGCGGTCAAGAGCGAGTAAGAATCTTTATACAGAAGATTGGCACCTCCCGCAGTACATGGTATGGTGATCGTGGATCTTTTGAGGAGGATTGCATCATGGTGAAACGGGTATTGGTGTTGCTCTGCGTTGTGGTCGCACTGCTCGTGGTTGGTGGGTGGTACATCGTAGGATTTGGGCATCCGGATCGTGATCTCGTACGACTGGGGGGTGATATGGTGGTACTTGGATCGGTCCTGGGCGGCATCCCGCTCGGCATCGTCCTCTGCATCATCTTCGTCGCGGACTCGCTCGCCGTGCACAAGCAGGGTCTCCCGCCAGGCATGGGGTGGTGTGTGCTCTTCGGTGCGGGTGTGGTGACGCTGCCGGGGGTCGCGCGCGCATACGAGGGTGAGTACTACTACCCGCGCAACACCGACATGTCGGAGCCGTGGGTGTTGTACTTCGCGCTCGCCATGATCGCGCTCCTGGTCATCCTGAACGTCATCGGGGCGATCGTTGGTATTTTCACCAGACCGAGACACGACAATGGCACTCCGCCATCGCATGGCTGACCGCGACACTCCTCCCCATTGGGGAGGAGTGTTCTCTTGCTCATGCAATGTTGCTACCGCGCACGTCGTTTGATGAGGAGCACCGCGAACCACGTCGTGAGCGGGACAGCGGCGATCACGCCGATGGAGCCGACGAGAGCGCGGATAATCTCGGTGGCGATCATCTCACGGTTCACGATCTGGTCAAGCGGACTGAGCGCATGACTGAAGAGCAAGAGCAACGGGAGTGCTGCGCCGACGTAGGCGAGCGCGAGCGTGTTCACGAGCGCGCCAACGTGCTCGCGTCCGATGCGTAGTGCGCGCTGGAACAACGCACGAGCGGTGAGCATTGGTGCGGCATCGTTGAGCTCTTTGACGGCGGCGGCCTGCGTGATGGCGACATCGTCCAGAACACCGACCGCACCGATGATGATCGCGGCGAGGAGCAGACCCCGAAGATCAATCGCACCACCGGTACCAATGTCCAGGTAGAAGGCGGCATCATCTGCCAAGCCGGAGAACTTCGAGATGGAAACCGCTACGGTAGCGAGCGCAGCGGTGAGTCCGACGGCAACAGCGGTACCGAGGAATGCCGCAATCGCCGTGCGTCCCCTGCCGTGCGTGAGCGCGATGGAGACGAAGAGGATGCCGATGGCAACCGCGGTGGCCCACAGCACGGGCGATCCGCCGGCGAGGATACGCGGCACGAGTACCCCGATCACCGCGACGATGCTCACGCCTAAGCTCGCGAGCGCGCGCACGCCCTGCCACCGACCGAGGGCGACGACCGCGAACATGAAGAGCGCCGTGAACCAGAGCAGGGCGGAGCGACGGTCCACCTCCTCTATTTGGAGGTACTCATCACCATCGAGCGTGACGAGGCGATGGACGAAGAGCTGATCCCCTGTTTCGAGGCGCACACCATTGAAATCGAGCTCCGCACTCCGGCCCTCCTGCGTGCCACTGAGGAGCTCCACGGTGAGCTGCTGACGATCACCATCGCGCACGACGCTCCGCACGACGGCATGGTGTGTCTCCTCCACCACGTCGCTCATCTGTGCATACGATGGGAGTGCCACGCTCAAACCTATGAGCATCGTCAGTACGAGTATTGCTTTTCGACGCATAGAGATGCGAGCGTGGAAAAAATATGTTGCATTCCGAGTACGCGGAGAGGGAGGGGAACGGATGACGATGTTCATCGCGGGCGATGCGCGAGGACGGAGGTGAGGAGGAAGATCGCAACGGCGATGAGGACAATGGTGGCACCGCTCGCGAGATTGAAAACGAATGAGGCGGTGAGGCCGAGGATAACGGAGAGCACGGAGCACGCGACGGCGATCGCCCACGTGGCTCGGAAGCCCAGGCGCAGCTGCATCGCCGCGAGCACGGGAACGACCATGAGCGCGCCGATGAGGAGGAGACCGACGACGTTGATGGCGATGGCGATCGTTGCGGCACCGAGTACGGCGAGCGCGCGGTTGAGGAACCGTACCGGCAAACCGGCGGCGAGTGCGACATCCTCATCGAGCGACACGGCAAAGAGAAGCCGCCAGAGAAGCACCGCCGCGAGCACGGTCATCGCGCCAACAATGGCGATTGCGACGATGGACGCGCTCGAAACCGTGAGGATGCTTCCGAAGAGGAAGCTCGCGATGTTCACACCTGCGGCCGGTTGCAGGCCGAGGAGCACGACGCCGAGCGCGAGACCGCCGAAGAGGAAGAGCGTCATGATCGCATCGGGCGCGAGCGCGCGCCGCTCGCGGAGGCGTTCGATGCCGAGCGCGGCGAGCACACACGCGACGAGTGCGGCCCACACGGGAGCAACACCAACGAACAAGCCGCCCGCGATACCCGCGAGTGAAATGTGTGCGAGCGTATCCGCCATGATCGCGTAGCGTCGCACGACGAAGAAAATGCCGATCGTCGGCGCGACGACCGCGAGGATGAGGCCGGCGGCGAGCGCGCGAACCATGAAGTCGTACTGGAAGAAATCGAGCATACGGCTACGCGCTGTGGTGCGACACGAGTTCATCACGGCTCGCATGGAGGATGGTTCGGAGCTCCGCACCACCGATGTGACACGCGTGTGCACCGTGGCACACAAGCTCGTGGCGGAGACAGATCGCCGCGTCTGCCTCGCGGACGATGCGGTGGACATCGTGGGTGACAAAGAGGATGGTCGTCCCCGTGCCATGGATCGCACGGAGCGTCGCGTAGAACTCTTCGCGTGATTGGGGGTCGAGTCCGTCAATCGGCTCATCGAGGACGAGGAGGTCTGGCGTGGCGGCGAGTGCGCGGGCGAGCAACACGCGCTGGCGCTCGCCACCGGAGAGCGAGCTCACCGTCCGGCGGAGGAGGTGCGTGATGCCGAGGACATCCACCGCAGCAGCAATCGCGCGACGATCCTCCGCCGCGAGACGACGGAACAGCCCGACGCGCTGCGTCCGTCCGGCGGCAACGACCTCGCGGACGGTCGCGGGAAAGTGCTCATCAATACGTCCGCCGCGCTGCGCGATGTACCCGACGCGACGACGAACGCGTGCGTCGCTCACCGGTACTCCAAAGAGCCGCACGATACCCGCAGATGGCGTGTCGAGACCGAGGAGCGTTCGGAGGAGCGTCGTCTTCCCACCACCATTCGGACCAATCATCGCCACGTACGACCCGGCATCAATCGAAAACGAAAAGTCCTCGCAGATGGTCATCCCACCGCGCCGGAGCGTGAGCGCATTGACGGCAATCGCCGGTGTTCCTACTGACATGCCATTGCAGTGCGAAGATTCGTGAGGTTCTCACCCATGACCGAGAGGTACGATGCGCCCGATGCGCGCTCGGCATCCGTGAGGCCTTCCAGGGGATTGAAGACGAGCGTTGCTGCGCCGATCTCGCGCGCGAGCGTCTCCGCGAGCTCGTGACTCACGAGCGTCTCGAAGAAGACGTGGCGCACTCCGTGTGTACGCGCTTCCCGCGCAATGGCCGCGAGCGTACCCGCGGACGGCTCGACATCTGGAGAGAGTCCCGCGATCGCGAGCACCTCGAAATCGTACGCGTCGGCGAGGTACTGGAATGCGGCGTGCGATGTGACGACGATGCGGCGACCGCAGGTGGCGAGGCCGTCCGCATACGCGCGATCGAGCGCGATGAGCTGTACGAGGAACGCACCTGCGTTCGCGCGGTACGCGCTCGCGTGCGCACCATCATGTGCAATGAGTGCATCGCGCATCGCCGCGACCTGACGCTGCGCGTGTACGGGGTACAGCCAGAAGTGCGGATCGAAATCGTCATGGTCATCATCCCCCGCGGGGAGCAATCCGTCTATCACCTCCCGCATCTCCAGCACTGTGACACCACGCTCCACTGCCGATGGAACGAGATCGGTCACCCATGCATCAATACCGCCATTGACGAGCAGGAGGTCCGCATCGTAGAGACGTGCAATATCGTTGGGCGTCGGCTCAAAATCATGCGGCTCCACGCCAGCGGGGGTCAGCGTCTCGACGGTGACGAACTCCCCACCAACCTGTCGCGCGAACTCCGCGAGCGGGTAGAAACTCGCGGCGACACGCACGCGCCCGTCGTCGCGCACGCGCTGGGGTACGGTTTTTTTCGTTACAACCACGACGAGAAGCGCGATGACGGCGATGACGAGCACGCTGCCGATGTACTTTCGCATAGGACCGAGTATAGATGAGAATAATTCTCATTTATATCGTCCCGCATTCCGCTCGACTCGTCAAGATGGACTCGTCAACGAGCCGAAACTCTGGCACCATAGAGCTGTATGACTTCCTCTCGCATCACTGCCGCACTCAACGGTGCCTCCCTGCGGGCGACACCCGCGCGCATCGCACTCATCGCCGCGCTCGAACGCGCGGCGAAACCGCTCGCCGTCCCCGAGCTCGCCGAACGCCTGCGTGGTACCGTCAACCAAGCGACGCTCTACCGTGCACTCCAGCAACTCTCGGACGCGGGACTCATCCGTCGCGTGAACCTTGAACACGACCACGCGCACTACGAACGTGTAACGGACGACCACCACCACCTCGTCTGCACGACGTGCGGACGCGTGGAGGATGTTGCGCAGTGCACCATAGACCGACTCACCTCCCGCACGCTCCGTGCGTCCGAGCACTTCGCGAGCATCGAGCGCCATGCACTCGAGTTCTTCGGGACGTGCAATGCGTGCGCGCGGTAGCACCCGAGGGACACACCACGAACACCCCGCGCATGCGTGGGGTGTTCGTGGTGACGGAAGCATTCCTACGACGTGGGCTCCTGCACCGATCCACTCTGCTCGCCGTGGACGTGCGTACACGATGGGCACGTCTTACACTCACAATCTGCGCAACCACTATCGTCATGCGTGTGTTCGCAGCCCGAACACGTCCCCGGCTTCTCGCACGTCTGCTCCTGATCCGACCCACAACCTGTGCAGGTGTGATGCATAGAAAAACTATCGTATGAATACGCAAGTGGAAGCCGCATCTCTCGTATCGGGAGTCGCGTCCTCCGGAAACGCAGCGACCGGTGTCATGTGGAGCACCTCTGCGAGGGTGATCGCGCCCTGCAATGCCTTCGCTACAGCATCATCGAGGAGCACCGTCATGCCATCCTGTCGCGTCTGGGCGGCAAGAACGTCCCTCGAGGCGCGGGTGCAGATCATCGCACGCATCATATCGGTCATCTCCAGAACCTCGAACACGCCAACCCGTCCGGAGAAACCGGAGTACTGACAGCGGTCGCAGCCCCTCCCCTCGGAGACCGAGAGCCGATCGAGATCGTGGTGGCCGTGACGCTCCAGTGCGGCAACGAGTGTGGGGATGCGCGCGATCTCTCGCTGCTCATCCGCGGAGCAATGCCGGAGCGTACGACATGCCGTACAGAGCTTCCGCACGAGCCGCTGCGCGATGATCCCACGCAGTGCGGACGCGACGAAGAACGGAGCGGCACCCATGGCGATGAGGCGTTGGAGCGCGTCCACTGCACCATCCGCGTGGAGCGTCGCGAAGACGAGACGGTTGGCCATCGCGTGCTCGATGGCAATCCCCGCGGTCTCCGCATCGTGGAGCGCATCAACCGCGATGATGTCGGGGTCCTCGCGCACGATGGCGCGGATGCCCTGCGCGAACGTGCGATCCGCTCGGGGACCTCCCGACACCTGGTGGACACCCTCGATATCGTACGCGATCGGATCCTCAACCGTGGCAATACGCACCCCGCGCCGATTGAGCATCGTGAGCATCGCGTAGAGCGTCGTCGTGATACCAGAACCCGTGGGACCGGTGACGAGGAGCATCCCCTGGGGGTGCGAGACCTGCCGATGAACGCGGACGAGATCGTCGTCCGCAAGTCCAATGGTCTGGAGTGAGAACTGCCGTGCGTGCGATGCGAGGAGGCGCAGGACGACGCGCTCCCCCGCTCCCTCGGGCACGATGGAGACACGGACAGCGGCGGTGCTCTCGCGCTTGGTCCGATCGCCACGCACGTCGCCGACGACTGAGAAGCGGAATTTCCCATCCTGTGCCACGCGATGTGCGTCGGTCTGCAGCTGTGCGAGCATCCGTACCCGTACGAGGAGCGCCTGCTGGAGCGTGCTCGGCATCTCGAACGCATCGTGGAGCATACCATCGATGCGGAAGGACACGCGGATGTGGTCACGGTGCAGCGTGATGGAGATATCCGACGCGCGATTCTCATGCCCGTACTGGAGCAACGCGTCCACCACCTCGACCACTGCACGATCGCGCTCCTCGCGTGGCTGCCGGAAATCTCGCACCGTACGCAGGAGGCGTTCGAGCACCTCGCGGATGCTCATGTGGTACTGATCGAGCGCGACGCGCACCACGCGGGGTGTCGCGTGGTGCGGGAGCACCGGTACACCGATGTACTTCGCGATGACGTGGATGACCTCGTGATCATCCGGATGTACCATCGCGAGCTTCACACCGGCGTCGGTCTGCGCGAACGGCATGACCTCCCTGCTCCGCGCGACGAGCTCCGGTACAAGCCCGAGCACTTCCGCGGGTATCGGGCTGATCGCACGAATGAACGGGACACCGTAGTGCCGCTCGGCGAGGAGGAGGCCGAGATCATCTTCCGCCATGGCCCCCCGATCCACGCACACGTCCCGGATGTCGCGTCCCACGCGACACGCTTCCGCGACGACACGCGCGAACGTTTCTGCGGAAACGTACCCGGGATGGACGAGGAGCTCTTCCCATCGCTCCGTGGACAGCTGCATACGGGATACCGCAGGGCTTTACTCCACCATCACCCGATTGGTGGTTCCGGGATGACCCCAGGGTTCACCGGTGACAATGACGAGCTTCACGCGCTGCGGTTGTTTGCGACGCTGCGTGATCGCACGGCGTGCGCGGGTGAGGAATGGACCCGCCTCCTTCGTCATGGGCACGAGCACCGGCACGATGCCGTAGGAGAGATTGAGCTGGCGCTGCACGGT
Protein-coding regions in this window:
- a CDS encoding YibE/F family protein; amino-acid sequence: MRRKAILVLTMLIGLSVALPSYAQMSDVVEETHHAVVRSVVRDGDRQQLTVELLSGTQEGRSAELDFNGVRLETGDQLFVHRLVTLDGDEYLQIEEVDRRSALLWFTALFMFAVVALGRWQGVRALASLGVSIVAVIGVLVPRILAGGSPVLWATAVAIGILFVSIALTHGRGRTAIAAFLGTAVAVGLTAALATVAVSISKFSGLADDAAFYLDIGTGGAIDLRGLLLAAIIIGAVGVLDDVAITQAAAVKELNDAAPMLTARALFQRALRIGREHVGALVNTLALAYVGAALPLLLLFSHALSPLDQIVNREMIATEIIRALVGSIGVIAAVPLTTWFAVLLIKRRAR
- a CDS encoding metal ABC transporter permease; translated protein: MLDFFQYDFMVRALAAGLILAVVAPTIGIFFVVRRYAIMADTLAHISLAGIAGGLFVGVAPVWAALVACVLAALGIERLRERRALAPDAIMTLFLFGGLALGVVLLGLQPAAGVNIASFLFGSILTVSSASIVAIAIVGAMTVLAAVLLWRLLFAVSLDEDVALAAGLPVRFLNRALAVLGAATIAIAINVVGLLLIGALMVVPVLAAMQLRLGFRATWAIAVACSVLSVILGLTASFVFNLASGATIVLIAVAIFLLTSVLAHRPR
- a CDS encoding ATP-binding cassette domain-containing protein, translated to MSVGTPAIAVNALTLRRGGMTICEDFSFSIDAGSYVAMIGPNGGGKTTLLRTLLGLDTPSAGIVRLFGVPVSDARVRRRVGYIAQRGGRIDEHFPATVREVVAAGRTQRVGLFRRLAAEDRRAIAAAVDVLGITHLLRRTVSSLSGGERQRVLLARALAATPDLLVLDEPIDGLDPQSREEFYATLRAIHGTGTTILFVTHDVHRIVREADAAICLRHELVCHGAHACHIGGAELRTILHASRDELVSHHSA
- a CDS encoding zinc ABC transporter substrate-binding protein, translated to MRKYIGSVLVIAVIALLVVVVTKKTVPQRVRDDGRVRVAASFYPLAEFARQVGGEFVTVETLTPAGVEPHDFEPTPNDIARLYDADLLLVNGGIDAWVTDLVPSAVERGVTVLEMREVIDGLLPAGDDDHDDFDPHFWLYPVHAQRQVAAMRDALIAHDGAHASAYRANAGAFLVQLIALDRAYADGLATCGRRIVVTSHAAFQYLADAYDFEVLAIAGLSPDVEPSAGTLAAIAREARTHGVRHVFFETLVSHELAETLAREIGAATLVFNPLEGLTDAERASGASYLSVMGENLTNLRTAMACQ
- a CDS encoding Fur family transcriptional regulator codes for the protein MTSSRITAALNGASLRATPARIALIAALERAAKPLAVPELAERLRGTVNQATLYRALQQLSDAGLIRRVNLEHDHAHYERVTDDHHHLVCTTCGRVEDVAQCTIDRLTSRTLRASEHFASIERHALEFFGTCNACAR
- a CDS encoding GspE/PulE family protein, whose product is MQLSTERWEELLVHPGYVSAETFARVVAEACRVGRDIRDVCVDRGAMAEDDLGLLLAERHYGVPFIRAISPIPAEVLGLVPELVARSREVMPFAQTDAGVKLAMVHPDDHEVIHVIAKYIGVPVLPHHATPRVVRVALDQYHMSIREVLERLLRTVRDFRQPREERDRAVVEVVDALLQYGHENRASDISITLHRDHIRVSFRIDGMLHDAFEMPSTLQQALLVRVRMLAQLQTDAHRVAQDGKFRFSVVGDVRGDRTKRESTAAVRVSIVPEGAGERVVLRLLASHARQFSLQTIGLADDDLVRVHRQVSHPQGMLLVTGPTGSGITTTLYAMLTMLNRRGVRIATVEDPIAYDIEGVHQVSGGPRADRTFAQGIRAIVREDPDIIAVDALHDAETAGIAIEHAMANRLVFATLHADGAVDALQRLIAMGAAPFFVASALRGIIAQRLVRKLCTACRTLRHCSADEQREIARIPTLVAALERHGHHDLDRLSVSEGRGCDRCQYSGFSGRVGVFEVLEMTDMMRAMICTRASRDVLAAQTRQDGMTVLLDDAVAKALQGAITLAEVLHMTPVAAFPEDATPDTRDAASTCVFIR